The window AAGCTCAGCAACTCGATCCGCGCCGGGTGCGGCAGTCCTTTCTGTTGCAACCTTTTCTCTACCCATGGGCGCAGCGGGCTGCCGTCTCGGGCGCCATGATCGCGATCCATGATCGAGAAAACACCGAAACCATTGTGTCGCAATAGCGCGTTGTTCGCGGCGATCTCTGGCAGACGGTCGAGATCAACAAGCGTCGTAAACACACTCATCCGTAGCCGGTGCCGTTTCGGGATCAGCCGCATGTGCATAACATCGCCGCGATACAGGCGCGCTACCGGTGAACCCGTCACTCGGCCGCCTCCGATAGAAGAACACGCGCAGGCTCCGGCATGTCCCGCGCCCAGGCCGGCGTTGCTCCCAGCGCCGCGGCCACCTGCAAACCGCTCCGCAAGCCATCTTCGTGGAAACCGTATCCGAGCCATGCACCAGCATACCAGACACCGCCGTTGCCCTGAATGCCGGCGATTTCGGCTTGTGCGGCAAAGCTGTCGCGGTCGAAAACCGGATGGGCGTACTCGAAAGAACCGTGAACTCGCTCCTGCGCGATCTCGACCGCTGGATTGAGGCTGACAAAAAGCGGATACCGTTCGTCGATCCCCTGCAGGCGGTTCATCCAGTAGGTCACGGGTGCTGGCCGGTCGAGGTCCGCCGCGCCGCCATCCGAAAGGAAATTCCAACTCGACCAAACTTTGCGCCGACGCGGCATCAGCCGCTCATCGGAGTGCAGAACGGCACGGTTCGGACTCGTTCGGAACCTCGAGAGCAGATTCTCCTCCGTCACATCGCGATCCGACAGCAGCAGCCGCGCCTGCGGCCCGTGGCAAGCCAGCACAACGGCGTCAAACACCGCCTCGGACCCATCGCGGAACCGGAGTTGCGGGGCTCCCCGTCGAACGACTTCCACCACTTCCGCGCCGCTTCGCGCCCTCGTGCCAAGTGCCGCGATCACTCTGCGCACATATTCACGGGACCCGCCGTCGACTGTTCGCCAGCGCTGCATCGGCGCCATGCCATTCATCAGATCGTGGTTGCGAAAGAAGGAAACAAAGTTTTTTGCCGGAAAATCCAGCATGTCCCGCGTGGGCGTAGACCAGATTGCACCGCCGAACGGCAGCACGAAACAATCCCTGAACCAGCGCGAATACCGCTCTTGTGTCAGCCAGTCTCCGAGCGAAAGCCCGTCCAACTGACCTTTGGCAAGTTGTGCTGGCGCTTCCCGGTTAAACCGCAATATCTGCATCAGACCGGTAACATGCGCCGGGTTCAACAGGTTCCGCCGCTGAGCGAACAACTGGTCAAAGTTGTCACATGCATATTCTACCCGCCCGCCTCTCACTGAAATGCCGAAGGACATGTCGGACCACTTGGTAGGTACACCCAGGTGCTCGAACAGTCCGGTCAGGTTGGGATAATTGCGATAATTGTAGACGATGAAGCCGGTATCCACCGGTACCTTCACGTCTCCGAAAGCCGCATCTACCGTATTGGCATGTCCGCCGAACCGGTGGGACGCCTCGAACAACGACACGTCATGGGTGTCCTTCAGCGCCATTGCAGCGCCCATACCTGCGATGCCGGATCCGACGACGGCGACCCTCATGCGCCGTTCCTGAATGGCAAGGCTTCACCAATTACAACGTTCATCCCTTGTACTTCCCGTATGCCGCCAGCGCCTTCTCCCGGCCCTCCTTCAGGCCGACA of the Algicella marina genome contains:
- a CDS encoding NAD(P)/FAD-dependent oxidoreductase — translated: MRVAVVGSGIAGMGAAMALKDTHDVSLFEASHRFGGHANTVDAAFGDVKVPVDTGFIVYNYRNYPNLTGLFEHLGVPTKWSDMSFGISVRGGRVEYACDNFDQLFAQRRNLLNPAHVTGLMQILRFNREAPAQLAKGQLDGLSLGDWLTQERYSRWFRDCFVLPFGGAIWSTPTRDMLDFPAKNFVSFFRNHDLMNGMAPMQRWRTVDGGSREYVRRVIAALGTRARSGAEVVEVVRRGAPQLRFRDGSEAVFDAVVLACHGPQARLLLSDRDVTEENLLSRFRTSPNRAVLHSDERLMPRRRKVWSSWNFLSDGGAADLDRPAPVTYWMNRLQGIDERYPLFVSLNPAVEIAQERVHGSFEYAHPVFDRDSFAAQAEIAGIQGNGGVWYAGAWLGYGFHEDGLRSGLQVAAALGATPAWARDMPEPARVLLSEAAE